The following proteins come from a genomic window of Azoarcus sp. PA01:
- a CDS encoding TIGR04282 family arsenosugar biosynthesis glycosyltransferase: MAAEAAAAKPVRILVFAKAPRPGFVKTRLVPALGTVGAAALARRMLDDTLAAALAAAVGPVELVATPHVGTLAWREIALPAEVTVTDQGEGDLGQRMARAARRTTERGEAALLIGTDCVELGPAVLRAAAVTLLTHDAVIHPSTDGGYVLLGLSRFHPQLFSGIAWSTETVAAMTIARLREIGWSLHVGETMHDIDVPGDLRHVVALLPRRGGSPRQ; the protein is encoded by the coding sequence ATGGCCGCCGAAGCCGCAGCGGCGAAGCCCGTACGCATCCTCGTCTTCGCCAAGGCGCCTCGGCCCGGTTTCGTCAAAACGCGGCTGGTCCCGGCGCTCGGGACCGTCGGCGCGGCGGCGCTTGCACGGCGCATGCTGGACGATACGCTCGCCGCCGCTCTCGCCGCGGCAGTCGGGCCGGTCGAACTCGTTGCCACTCCGCATGTCGGCACGCTCGCGTGGCGCGAGATCGCGTTGCCCGCCGAAGTCACCGTTACCGACCAGGGCGAGGGAGACCTCGGCCAACGCATGGCGCGCGCGGCGCGGCGCACGACTGAACGGGGCGAGGCGGCGCTGCTGATCGGCACTGATTGCGTCGAACTCGGGCCCGCAGTGCTGCGTGCCGCGGCAGTCACCCTGCTCACGCACGACGCCGTGATCCACCCGAGCACCGACGGCGGCTACGTGCTGCTCGGCCTGTCGCGTTTCCACCCGCAGCTCTTCAGCGGCATCGCGTGGAGCACCGAAACGGTCGCCGCGATGACGATCGCCCGACTACGCGAGATCGGCTGGTCACTGCACGTCGGCGAGACGATGCATGACATCGACGTGCCCGGCGACCTGCGACATGTCGTCGCACTCCTCCCGCGACGAGGCGGGTCGCCACGGCAGTAA
- the pyk gene encoding pyruvate kinase, with the protein MPRHTKIVATLGPASSDPQVLERMVHAGVDVVRMNFSHGKAEDHVARAEAIREAASLAGRPVGILADLQGPKIRVGKFAEGQIELRRDADFILDARCELGNAERVGLDYKDLPKDVKAGDVLLLDDGRLKLTVARVIGHEIHTIVKVGGTLSNNKGINRQGGGLTAPALTAKDMDDIKTAAKIRVDFVAVSFPKSAADMYMARQLMRASGVDALLIAKIERTEAVANLEEILDASDGIMVARGDLAVEVGDAAVPALQKKMIRAARDRNKLTITATQMMESMITSPVPTRAEVSDVANAVLDGTDAVMLSAETASGRFPVEVVEAMSRVCLEAEKSSDVALDRDVLNRVFTRIDQSIAMAAIWTAWHLKVKAIASLTQTGSTALWMSRLNSGVPIYALTPEASARNQMTLYREVFPLLMSQTHEDRDVLLWEAEQILIDQGVVERGDLIVLTIGEPIGAAGGTNTLKIVRVGEHPPPHVGDQ; encoded by the coding sequence ATGCCACGCCACACCAAGATCGTCGCCACGCTCGGCCCCGCCTCGTCCGACCCGCAGGTGCTTGAACGCATGGTCCATGCCGGCGTCGATGTCGTGCGGATGAATTTCTCGCACGGCAAGGCGGAGGATCATGTCGCACGCGCCGAAGCGATCCGCGAAGCGGCATCGCTGGCGGGCCGGCCGGTCGGCATCCTCGCCGACCTGCAGGGACCGAAGATCCGGGTCGGCAAGTTCGCCGAAGGGCAGATCGAACTGCGGCGCGATGCCGACTTCATCCTCGATGCGCGTTGCGAGCTGGGCAACGCGGAGCGGGTCGGGCTGGACTACAAGGACCTGCCGAAGGACGTCAAGGCCGGCGACGTGCTGCTGCTCGACGACGGGCGGCTGAAGCTGACGGTCGCGCGCGTCATCGGCCACGAGATCCACACCATCGTCAAGGTCGGCGGCACGCTGTCGAACAACAAGGGCATCAACCGCCAGGGCGGCGGCCTGACCGCGCCGGCGCTGACCGCGAAGGACATGGACGACATCAAGACGGCGGCGAAGATCCGCGTCGATTTCGTCGCAGTGTCGTTCCCGAAAAGTGCGGCCGACATGTACATGGCGCGCCAGCTGATGCGCGCGTCGGGGGTCGATGCGCTGCTGATCGCGAAGATCGAGCGCACCGAAGCGGTCGCGAACCTCGAAGAGATCCTCGACGCGTCCGACGGCATCATGGTCGCGCGCGGCGACTTGGCCGTCGAAGTCGGCGACGCGGCCGTGCCAGCGCTGCAGAAGAAGATGATCCGTGCCGCGCGCGACCGCAACAAGCTGACGATCACCGCGACGCAGATGATGGAGTCGATGATCACCAGCCCGGTGCCGACGCGCGCCGAAGTCTCCGACGTCGCCAACGCGGTGCTCGACGGCACCGACGCGGTGATGCTGTCGGCCGAAACCGCCTCCGGCAGGTTCCCCGTCGAAGTCGTCGAGGCGATGAGCCGCGTGTGCCTCGAGGCCGAGAAGTCTTCCGACGTCGCGCTCGACCGCGACGTGCTGAACCGGGTCTTCACGCGCATCGACCAGTCGATCGCGATGGCGGCGATCTGGACGGCCTGGCACCTCAAGGTCAAGGCGATCGCGTCGCTGACGCAGACCGGCTCGACCGCGCTGTGGATGAGCCGCCTCAACAGCGGCGTGCCGATCTACGCCCTGACTCCCGAAGCGAGCGCGCGCAACCAGATGACGCTGTACCGCGAAGTCTTCCCGCTGCTGATGTCGCAGACCCACGAGGATCGCGACGTGCTGCTGTGGGAGGCCGAGCAGATCCTGATCGACCAGGGCGTCGTCGAGCGCGGCGACCTGATCGTGCTGACGATCGGCGAGCCGATCGGCGCGGCCGGCGGCACGAACACGCTGAAGATCGTGCGCGTCGGCGAACACCCGCCGCCGCACGTCGGCGACCAGTAA
- a CDS encoding OmpA family protein — MMKTALLATVTTLLIAGCAQNPYYGDTAKTARGATIGAGAGAVLGSVVSGSGDRTKGGLIGAAVGATVGGLIGRQMDKQEAELREQMAGTGVEVQRQGDTIRLQAPENITFDTNRADIKPQFQPVLGQLAQSIQQYPDTVVQIEGHTDSVGSASYNQTLSENRASAVRSHLIQRGVDANRLAAVGYGLTRPVADNSTAAGRAQNRRVEMLIVPAQQPAQQQPAQQPAQQRPVQQQSPQQQPLQTPRY; from the coding sequence ATGATGAAAACAGCCCTTCTTGCCACCGTCACGACGCTGCTGATCGCTGGTTGCGCCCAGAACCCCTACTACGGCGACACCGCGAAAACCGCCCGCGGAGCGACGATCGGCGCCGGTGCCGGTGCCGTGCTCGGCAGCGTCGTGTCGGGATCCGGTGATCGCACCAAAGGCGGCCTGATCGGCGCAGCCGTCGGCGCGACGGTCGGCGGGCTGATCGGCCGCCAGATGGACAAGCAGGAAGCGGAACTGCGCGAGCAGATGGCAGGCACCGGCGTCGAGGTCCAGCGCCAGGGCGACACGATCCGTCTGCAGGCACCGGAGAACATCACGTTCGACACGAATCGCGCGGACATCAAGCCGCAGTTCCAGCCGGTGCTGGGCCAGCTCGCGCAGAGCATCCAGCAGTATCCGGACACCGTCGTCCAGATCGAAGGGCACACCGATTCGGTCGGCTCGGCGAGCTACAACCAGACGCTGTCGGAGAACCGCGCCAGCGCGGTACGCAGCCACCTGATCCAGCGCGGCGTTGACGCAAACCGGCTGGCCGCGGTCGGCTACGGCCTGACGCGTCCGGTTGCCGACAACAGCACCGCCGCCGGACGCGCGCAGAACCGGCGCGTCGAAATGCTGATCGTTCCGGCGCAGCAGCCGGCACAGCAACAACCGGCGCAGCAGCCGGCACAGCAGCGGCCGGTACAGCAACAGTCGCCACAGCAGCAACCGCTGCAAACTCCGCGCTACTGA
- a CDS encoding PA2779 family protein, whose product MKQLQRLFAMLLVICFSNATMIQAAQAALVTTEQVAGMAAASPEDSPHARLGALMTRADVQAQLERFGLSPDIAKERIAALTDDEASMLAQQIENAPAGGSDVLGVLLFVFIVLLVTDILGLTKIFPFTRSVR is encoded by the coding sequence ATGAAACAGCTACAACGACTGTTCGCAATGCTGCTGGTCATCTGCTTTTCCAACGCGACGATGATCCAGGCCGCGCAGGCAGCACTCGTGACGACCGAACAGGTCGCCGGCATGGCGGCAGCTTCTCCCGAGGATTCACCGCACGCGCGTCTCGGAGCGCTGATGACCCGCGCCGACGTGCAGGCCCAGCTCGAACGCTTCGGGCTGAGTCCCGATATCGCCAAGGAACGCATTGCGGCCCTGACCGATGACGAAGCGTCGATGCTCGCGCAGCAGATCGAGAACGCGCCGGCCGGCGGCTCCGACGTGCTCGGCGTGCTGCTGTTCGTGTTCATCGTGTTGCTCGTCACCGACATCCTCGGCTTGACGAAAATCTTCCCGTTCACCCGTTCGGTCCGCTAA
- a CDS encoding DUF3422 domain-containing protein, whose product MPLFEEHPQRRALNDEVHSRPPVPLHTPALVSYLAFLHIDGSADLEPAHLHQLAAQLGLPEVSTDTGHVSLDAGEFRLRWERHSEFSSYTFFRDGPRTGDDADPALLAVPAGWRKSIPGQLIVATQVEVRDADDVPPETVIAQEGHDFIPTVASQIAGGAGWVLTDFRIVEGFSRFVVFNRSLTPRQAGRSVQRLVEIETYRVMALLAFPVAKDVGRLLARAEGELADLTDNMGNSTSTDDERHVLNRLTRLAAEVERSVARTTFRFGAAAAYYQLVRQRIEDLREVRLDGYPPIREFMDRRLAPAIATCATMARRQEDLSGRIARNSQLLRTRVDIEIERQNQELLAQMNRRAKLQLRLQETVEGLSVVAITYYASQLVQYLAKGGKDYLAPATPEVITAVSIPIIAGLVALGLRRMRRQLAAEEAVPGH is encoded by the coding sequence ATGCCCCTGTTCGAAGAACACCCCCAGCGCCGCGCGCTGAACGACGAAGTTCACTCGCGCCCGCCAGTGCCGCTCCATACGCCGGCACTCGTCAGCTACCTCGCCTTCCTGCACATCGACGGCAGCGCCGATCTCGAGCCCGCGCACCTTCATCAGCTCGCTGCGCAACTCGGCCTGCCGGAGGTTTCCACGGACACCGGCCACGTGTCGCTGGACGCCGGCGAATTCCGCCTCAGATGGGAACGGCACAGCGAATTTTCGAGCTATACGTTCTTCCGCGACGGCCCGCGCACCGGCGACGACGCGGATCCGGCGCTGTTGGCGGTTCCGGCCGGGTGGCGCAAGAGCATCCCGGGTCAGCTGATCGTCGCGACCCAGGTCGAAGTGCGCGATGCGGACGATGTGCCGCCCGAAACAGTCATTGCCCAGGAGGGTCATGACTTCATTCCGACCGTCGCCTCGCAGATTGCCGGCGGCGCAGGCTGGGTACTGACCGATTTCCGCATCGTCGAGGGGTTTTCACGCTTTGTCGTCTTCAACCGCTCGCTGACTCCGCGGCAGGCCGGCCGCAGCGTCCAGCGGCTCGTCGAAATCGAAACCTACCGCGTCATGGCGCTGCTCGCGTTTCCCGTCGCGAAGGACGTCGGCCGGCTGCTCGCGCGCGCCGAGGGCGAACTCGCGGACCTGACGGACAACATGGGCAATTCCACCTCGACCGATGATGAACGCCACGTCCTGAATCGGCTGACCCGGCTCGCCGCCGAAGTCGAGCGCTCCGTCGCGCGCACGACGTTCCGCTTCGGCGCCGCCGCCGCGTATTACCAGCTGGTACGCCAGCGCATCGAGGATCTGCGCGAAGTCCGCCTCGACGGTTACCCGCCGATCCGCGAGTTCATGGACCGCCGGCTCGCTCCGGCAATCGCGACCTGCGCGACGATGGCGCGCCGGCAGGAAGACCTGTCGGGCCGCATCGCGCGCAATTCGCAGCTGCTGCGCACGCGCGTCGACATCGAGATCGAGCGGCAGAACCAAGAACTGCTGGCGCAGATGAACCGCCGCGCGAAGCTGCAGCTGCGGCTGCAGGAGACGGTCGAAGGGCTGTCGGTCGTGGCCATCACGTATTACGCGTCGCAGCTCGTGCAATACCTCGCGAAAGGCGGCAAGGACTATCTTGCGCCGGCGACGCCGGAAGTCATCACCGCGGTGTCGATCCCGATCATCGCCGGGCTGGTCGCGCTCGGCCTGCGCCGCATGCGCCGCCAGCTTGCCGCCGAGGAGGCAGTGCCGGGCCACTGA
- a CDS encoding phosphoribosylaminoimidazolesuccinocarboxamide synthase, protein MAQPLFESTIKSLPLLGRGKVRDIYAVDADKLLIVTSDRLSAFDVILPDPIPDKGRVLTAMAAFWFARLGHIVPNQLTGIDPEAVVTSDERDQVRGRALVVKRLKPLPIEAVVRGYVIGSGWKDYQDTGAICGIRLPAGLTQAAKLPSPIFTPASKADVGDHDENISFAEAQTRCAAELTGLLAGSGTNGARLAAEARDAALALYVEAANYAAGRGIIIADTKFEFGVDAAGTLHLIDEALTPDSSRFWPADSYREGTSPPSYDKQYVRDYLETLTWGKKAPGPRLPADVIAKTAAKYREAFERLTGQSLA, encoded by the coding sequence GTGGCCCAACCCCTGTTCGAATCCACCATCAAGAGCCTGCCGTTGCTCGGTCGCGGCAAGGTCCGCGACATCTACGCCGTCGATGCCGACAAGCTGCTGATCGTCACCAGCGACCGGCTGTCCGCGTTCGACGTCATCCTGCCCGACCCGATTCCGGACAAGGGGCGCGTGCTGACCGCGATGGCCGCGTTCTGGTTCGCGCGCCTCGGCCACATCGTGCCGAACCAGCTCACCGGCATCGACCCCGAAGCGGTCGTCACGAGCGACGAGCGCGACCAGGTGCGCGGCCGCGCGCTGGTCGTCAAACGGCTCAAGCCGCTGCCGATCGAAGCGGTCGTGCGCGGCTACGTGATCGGCTCGGGCTGGAAGGACTACCAGGACACCGGCGCGATCTGCGGCATCAGGCTGCCCGCGGGGCTTACCCAAGCCGCGAAGCTGCCGTCGCCGATCTTCACCCCCGCGTCGAAAGCCGACGTCGGCGATCATGACGAAAACATCTCGTTCGCCGAAGCCCAGACGCGCTGCGCCGCCGAACTGACCGGTCTGCTCGCCGGCAGCGGCACGAACGGCGCCCGTCTCGCCGCCGAGGCGCGCGATGCCGCGCTCGCGCTGTACGTCGAAGCGGCAAACTATGCCGCGGGGCGCGGCATCATCATCGCGGACACGAAGTTCGAGTTCGGCGTCGACGCCGCCGGCACGCTGCACCTCATCGACGAGGCGCTGACGCCGGACTCGTCGCGTTTCTGGCCCGCCGACAGCTACCGCGAAGGCACCAGCCCGCCGAGCTACGACAAGCAGTACGTGCGCGACTACCTCGAGACGCTGACCTGGGGCAAGAAAGCGCCGGGCCCGCGCCTGCCGGCGGACGTCATCGCGAAGACCGCGGCAAAGTACCGCGAAGCGTTCGAGCGCCTCACCGGACAGTCGCTGGCCTGA
- a CDS encoding PA2778 family cysteine peptidase — protein sequence MLLMLALAGCAVQAPRLLARPPPDLPRQVELVQTPFFPQLELQCGPAALATALSANGPEILPQTLVDEVFLPGREGSLQLEMLAGARRHGMVATLLPGSLEAVMRETAAGHPVIVLQNLGLSWAPTWHYAVVVGYDFDAATFMLRSGTTERLELAFRTFEHTWDRSQRWAFVALPPGRLPVTATEDEATRALVAFERSAPPDAAARAYAGALARWPDSLVLAMGLGNARHAAGDKAGAEQAFRDAAARHDSAAAWNNHASVLLELGRRDEARHAAQRAVELGGPLRETALATLRAIDR from the coding sequence ATGCTGCTGATGCTCGCGCTGGCGGGCTGCGCAGTGCAGGCGCCGCGGCTGCTCGCCCGCCCGCCGCCCGACCTGCCCCGGCAGGTCGAGCTGGTGCAGACGCCGTTCTTCCCGCAGCTGGAACTCCAGTGCGGGCCGGCAGCGCTGGCGACGGCGCTGTCGGCGAACGGCCCCGAGATCCTGCCGCAAACGCTCGTCGACGAGGTGTTCCTGCCCGGGCGCGAAGGCTCGCTGCAGCTCGAGATGCTTGCCGGCGCGCGGCGCCACGGCATGGTCGCGACGCTGCTGCCGGGTTCGCTCGAAGCGGTGATGCGCGAGACTGCAGCGGGTCATCCGGTGATCGTGCTGCAGAACCTCGGCCTGTCATGGGCGCCCACTTGGCACTATGCGGTCGTCGTCGGCTATGACTTCGACGCGGCGACGTTTATGCTGCGCTCCGGCACGACCGAGCGCCTCGAACTCGCGTTTCGCACGTTCGAACACACCTGGGACCGGTCGCAGCGGTGGGCTTTCGTCGCGCTGCCTCCGGGCAGGCTGCCGGTCACGGCGACCGAGGACGAAGCGACGCGGGCGCTCGTCGCGTTCGAACGCAGTGCGCCGCCCGATGCCGCCGCGCGAGCCTACGCCGGCGCGCTCGCGCGCTGGCCCGACAGCCTGGTGCTGGCGATGGGTCTCGGCAACGCGCGCCATGCAGCCGGCGACAAGGCCGGCGCCGAACAGGCGTTCCGCGACGCCGCTGCCCGCCACGACTCGGCCGCGGCATGGAACAACCACGCCTCGGTGCTGCTCGAACTCGGACGACGGGATGAAGCGAGACACGCCGCACAGCGCGCGGTCGAGCTCGGCGGCCCGCTGCGCGAAACCGCGCTCGCGACGCTGCGTGCAATCGATCGATAG
- the fba gene encoding fructose-bisphosphate aldolase class II (catalyzes the reversible aldol condensation of dihydroxyacetonephosphate and glyceraldehyde 3-phosphate in the Calvin cycle, glycolysis, and/or gluconeogenesis), with protein sequence MPLVSMRQLLDHAAENGYGLPAFNVNNLEQVQAIMEAAAEADSPVIMQASAGARKYAGEPFLRHLIDAAIEAYPHIPVVMHQDHGQSPAICMAAIRSGFSSVMMDGSLLEDGKTPSSYDYNVAVSREVVKFSHAIGVTVEAELGCLGSLETGQAGEEDGLGAEGTLDHSMLLTDPDQAADFVRQTDCDALAIAIGTSHGAYKFSRKPTGDILAIDRVKAIHARIPNTHLVMHGSSSVPQELLEIIRQYGGDMKETYGVPVEEIQTAIRFGVRKINIDTDIRLAMTGAVRKFLAENPSKFDPREFLKPAREAAKLVCKARFEAFGCAGQASRIKPMPLEKIAARYKSGELTQVVR encoded by the coding sequence ATGCCCCTCGTTTCGATGCGCCAGCTGCTCGATCACGCCGCCGAGAACGGCTACGGCCTGCCGGCGTTCAACGTCAATAACCTCGAACAGGTCCAGGCGATCATGGAAGCGGCCGCCGAGGCCGACAGCCCGGTCATCATGCAGGCTTCGGCCGGCGCGCGGAAATACGCCGGCGAGCCGTTCCTGCGCCATCTCATCGACGCCGCCATCGAAGCTTACCCGCACATCCCGGTCGTCATGCACCAGGACCACGGTCAGTCGCCGGCGATCTGCATGGCGGCGATCCGCTCGGGCTTCTCGAGCGTGATGATGGACGGGTCGCTGCTCGAAGACGGCAAGACCCCGTCGTCGTATGACTACAACGTCGCGGTGAGCCGCGAGGTGGTCAAGTTTTCCCATGCGATCGGCGTCACGGTCGAAGCCGAACTCGGCTGCCTCGGCTCGCTCGAGACGGGTCAGGCCGGCGAGGAAGACGGGCTCGGCGCCGAAGGTACGCTCGACCATTCGATGCTGCTGACCGACCCCGACCAGGCTGCCGACTTCGTCAGGCAGACCGACTGCGACGCGCTCGCGATCGCGATCGGCACGAGCCACGGCGCGTACAAGTTCAGCCGCAAGCCGACCGGCGACATCCTCGCGATCGACCGCGTCAAGGCGATCCATGCGCGCATCCCGAACACCCACCTGGTCATGCACGGCTCGTCGAGCGTGCCGCAGGAACTCCTCGAGATCATCCGCCAGTACGGCGGCGACATGAAGGAGACGTACGGCGTGCCGGTCGAGGAGATCCAGACGGCGATCAGGTTCGGCGTGCGCAAGATCAACATCGACACCGACATCCGCCTCGCGATGACCGGCGCGGTGCGCAAGTTCCTGGCCGAGAATCCGTCGAAGTTCGACCCGCGCGAGTTCCTCAAGCCGGCGCGCGAAGCGGCCAAGCTGGTCTGCAAGGCGCGCTTCGAAGCGTTCGGCTGCGCCGGCCAGGCGAGCCGCATCAAGCCGATGCCGCTGGAAAAAATCGCTGCCCGTTACAAGAGCGGTGAACTGACCCAGGTCGTGCGCTGA
- a CDS encoding TIGR04283 family arsenosugar biosynthesis glycosyltransferase — protein MKLSIVIPVLNEAGNLPGLLARLAPLHARGVEIIVVDGGSSDGSAGIAERAGVVALRSPAGRGLQMNAGAARATGDTLLFLHADTTLPQSADHIVAAALHDGRAWGRFDVDIDGRSPMLRIVAAMMNLRSRLTGIATGDQAVFVTREAFEAVGRFAPLPLMEDLELSRRLKAVSRPACAHQRVHTSGRRWETRGVWRTILLMWRLRWAWWRGVPAEQLAERYR, from the coding sequence ATGAAGCTCTCGATCGTCATCCCGGTCCTGAACGAGGCCGGCAACCTGCCCGGGCTGCTCGCGCGCCTCGCCCCGCTGCACGCGCGCGGCGTCGAGATCATCGTCGTGGATGGCGGCAGCAGCGACGGCTCGGCCGGGATCGCCGAACGCGCGGGGGTCGTCGCCCTCCGCAGCCCTGCCGGCCGAGGGCTCCAGATGAACGCCGGTGCTGCCCGCGCGACCGGCGACACGCTGCTGTTCCTCCATGCCGACACGACTCTGCCGCAGTCCGCCGACCATATCGTCGCCGCGGCGCTGCACGACGGTCGCGCTTGGGGCCGTTTCGACGTCGATATCGACGGTCGCAGCCCGATGCTGCGCATCGTCGCGGCGATGATGAACCTGCGTTCGCGGCTCACCGGCATCGCGACCGGCGACCAAGCGGTTTTCGTCACGCGCGAGGCGTTCGAGGCCGTCGGCCGCTTTGCGCCGTTGCCGCTGATGGAAGACCTCGAACTGTCCCGACGCCTGAAAGCGGTCTCTCGTCCGGCGTGCGCGCATCAGCGCGTGCATACGTCCGGACGGCGCTGGGAGACGCGCGGCGTGTGGCGGACGATCCTGCTGATGTGGCGGCTGCGCTGGGCGTGGTGGCGCGGCGTGCCGGCCGAGCAGCTCGCCGAGCGGTACCGCTGA
- a CDS encoding DUF3047 domain-containing protein: protein MKRVLRLRGRVAYSTGRIVLACLLVFAAEIFPAPLLPQTPAPFSAAEPGTPPPAPWRHQPLPRVERQNRFDLVEDDGRTVLRVRSDAAASTLAQPLDIDPAKTPLLEWRWKVSRPVAGSDFSHKGGDDYAARVYVLFDYPVERLSLADRAKITLGRALYGADLPAAALAYVWGAAQPPGAIGPNPYTDRVRMVVVDSGAAHAGQWVSVRRNVAADFRAAFGEAAPRIVGIAVSADTDNTGERVTTLFGDLRFVADR from the coding sequence ATGAAAAGAGTGTTGCGACTTCGCGGTCGCGTCGCGTACAGCACGGGAAGGATCGTGCTCGCATGTTTGCTGGTGTTTGCCGCGGAAATCTTCCCGGCGCCGCTCCTGCCGCAGACGCCGGCACCGTTCTCGGCAGCCGAACCGGGCACACCGCCGCCCGCGCCGTGGCGACACCAGCCGCTGCCGCGAGTCGAACGGCAGAACCGCTTCGACCTCGTCGAGGACGACGGCCGGACAGTCCTGCGGGTCCGCTCGGATGCCGCCGCGTCGACGCTCGCCCAGCCGCTCGATATCGACCCGGCTAAAACGCCGCTGCTGGAATGGCGCTGGAAAGTTTCCCGCCCGGTGGCCGGCTCGGACTTCAGCCACAAGGGCGGCGACGACTACGCCGCGAGGGTGTACGTGCTGTTCGACTATCCGGTCGAACGGCTGTCGCTCGCCGACCGGGCCAAGATCACGCTCGGGCGCGCGCTGTACGGCGCCGACCTGCCCGCGGCCGCGCTCGCGTACGTATGGGGTGCAGCGCAGCCGCCGGGCGCGATCGGCCCGAACCCTTATACCGACCGCGTCAGGATGGTCGTCGTCGATAGCGGCGCAGCGCACGCCGGGCAGTGGGTCAGCGTGCGCCGCAATGTCGCGGCCGATTTCCGCGCGGCTTTCGGCGAAGCCGCGCCGCGCATCGTCGGCATCGCGGTCAGCGCCGATACCGACAACACCGGCGAGCGGGTGACGACGCTGTTCGGCGACCTGCGCTTCGTTGCCGACCGATGA